A part of Daphnia pulex isolate KAP4 chromosome 6, ASM2113471v1 genomic DNA contains:
- the LOC124195698 gene encoding LOW QUALITY PROTEIN: 28S ribosomal protein S35, mitochondrial-like (The sequence of the model RefSeq protein was modified relative to this genomic sequence to represent the inferred CDS: inserted 1 base in 1 codon; deleted 1 base in 1 codon): MPTDQDWPLVWPVARSFHPASXPLPWHQEWLVRVATPPGKFVNAELMKIPNFLHLTPPAIERQCQALKKFCTEWPKELGTNEKIENHLPITITTSDYLHSSSSLRDARFRIVTLQVKLSSLKLDNHAKDKLLRLVKEHYNLETDVLTIVSERCPLRMQNVNYAMYLLNVLVSESWKTEPWEDEKCEADMEKYVWEGSQSQRTVEQLLQRMPDKQKAQDMPEVIEQYAAYSGLSCMFA, encoded by the exons ATGCCAACTGATCAAGACTGGCCCTTGGTTTGGCCAGTTGCCAGATCTTTCCATCCAGCTA GTCCGCTGCCATGGCATCAGGAATGGCTTGTTCGGGTGGCAACACCACCCGGTAAATTTGTCAATGCAGAGTTGATGAAGATCcccaactttcttcacttgacaCCACCCGCTATTGAGAGACAGTGCCAAGCATTGAAAA AGTTCTGCACAGAGTGGCCGAAAGAGTTGGGTACCaacgaaaagattgaaaatcatttacccATCACAATCACAACTAGTGATTACCTCCATTCTTCCTCCTCATTGAGGGATGCCCGATTCAGAATAGTAACACTCCag GTGAAATTGAGCTCTTTGAAATTGGACAATCACGCCAAGGATAAACTGCTTCGACTAGTGAAAGAGCATTACAACCTAGAAACTGACGTGCTGACGATTGTCTCTGAGCGGTGTCCTTTGAGAATGCAGAACGTCAATTACGCCATGTATCTGCTGAATGTTCTCGTCAGCGAGTCTTGG AAAACTGAGCCGTGGGAGGATGAGAAATGCGAAGCAGACATGGAA AAATATGTGTGGGAAGGGAGCCAGTCGCAACGAACAGTGGAGCAGCTGCTCCAACGAATGCCGGACAAACAGAAAGCCCAAGACATGCCGGAGGTCATCGAACAGTACGCAGCCTATTCTG gtttatcgtgtatgttcgcgtag
- the LOC124195706 gene encoding uncharacterized protein LOC124195706, translated as MSKRAFNQQYSMDACIVMKALPDFSQISNSPFLEYEREMSSIRSHFDYEDPVGPAHKEAPTEVYPDQPNSNVGVASKTSDNNKSKSPLVWGEDITFLDRRQRENRSGEAEAGPQYISLNGFSFFPKDEETEDLNDICSSLELVDQSLVEAHPCTVDEIYQSTVETHLAQDNIPVAGRVGLRRTRNASQRVSLVLSEDDNSFCSQSENANKSGRKRHMSAQSVMSGGSYDDADDSPYNNNSNGRKKRRRYEENPSEDPAFEKSRKNAIIAKRNREKKKALMDEMEKQCDKLTKDNTHLESDNGKLRHRVTTLEEEVYYLKSVLANDSSLSTVLSGLKSIGNLRFTSNLDPSKYNRKPVASSSTGQQKRSGGICVHLDRHQRISVEKCSECSIDRNNDACLDGL; from the exons atgtCCAAACGAGCATTTAATCAACAATATTCAATGGACGCCTGCATTGTGATGAAAGCGTTGCCGGATTTCTCTCAAATTTCCAACT CGCCTTTTCTTGAATATGAACGAGAAATGTCGAGCATACGATCGCACTTTGATTATGAGGATCCTGTGGGTCCTGCCCATAAAGAAGCTCCGACTGAAGTTTACCCCGACCAGCCAAACAGCAACGTTGGCGTTGCCAGTAAAACAAGTGACAATAACAAGAGTAAGAGTCCATTGGTTTGGGGAGAGGATATCACCTTCTTGGATCGTCGGCAGAGAGAAAACAGATCGGGCGAAGCCGAGGCCGGCCCACAATACATTAGTCTCAATGGCTTCAGTTTCTTTCCCAAAGACGAGGAAACGGAGGATTTGAACGACATTTGCTCCTCGTTGGAATTGGTTGATCAGAGCTTGGTCGAAGCCCATCCGTGTACGGTGGATGAAATTTACCAGTCGACCGTCGAGACCCATCTCGCCCAAGATAATATTCCCGTGGCCGGCCGTGTGGGCCTTCGCCGGACTCGCAACGCCTCGCAACGTGTCTCTCTAGTCCTCAGTGAAGATGACAATTCGTTCTGCAGCCAGTCGGAGAACGCCAACAAAAGCGGTCGCAAACGTCACATGTCGGCGCAGAGTGTGATGAGTGGCGGCAGTTACGACGATGCGGACGACAGCCCCTAcaataacaacagcaacggacggaaaaagagacgacgctACGAGGAAAATCCTTCGGAGGATCCTGCGTTCGAGAAGAGTCGTAAAAATGCCATTATCGCCAAAAGGAAtcgtgaaaagaagaaggctcTCAtggatgaaatggaaaaacaatGCGATAAGCTAACCAAAGATAACACCCATCTGGAATCCGATAATGGAAAGCTGCGCCATCGCGTCACGACACTGGAAGAGGAAGTTTACTACCTCAAAAGTGTTCTGGCCAATGATAGCTCGTTATCAACCGTTTTGTCCGGTCTGAAGAGCATCGGCAATCTACGATTTACAAGTAACCTGGATCCGTCGAAATACAATAGAAAGCCAGTTGCATCTTCATCCACCGGCCAGCAGAAAAGATCCGGAGGGATTTGCGTCCACCTTGACAGACATCAACGCATCTCCGTGGAAAAGTGTTCCGAGTGTTCCATTGACAGGAATAACGACGCTTGCCTTg ATGGTTTGTAG